The following proteins are co-located in the Pseudomonas fluorescens genome:
- a CDS encoding hybrid sensor histidine kinase/response regulator: MDIKFAHRLSYKQARLTVLVGFVLGTLLSLIQIGIDYASEDASINREIRSLIEISHNPASRIAYNIDAELAQELTLGLLHSPAITRAQLIDNNGVVLADVNRPRKESAYRPVSDFLFGANREFEDRLFLSHMPSDSLGVLRLDVDTYAFGSRFLHRAEITLLNGFARSLLLTGILLGLFYVMLTQPLVRIIRALSTSKQARLDCPPGHENDEIGVLVNVANQQFDNMETEIEQRRHAEDRLTEYLGQLEDIVSARTLELKASNQRLSQSNDELEAAKLTALGMAQARAAFLANMSHEIRTPLNGLLGMIALSLDSPLNAEQRQQLSIAHDSGKVLVELLNDILDLSKFDAGQLELERIPFDLGSLVEDTANLLSQNAAPSVELTCLIDPLFPAQVIGDPTRVRQIVSNLLSNALKFTRFGRVDVRLSAQDGRVKIEVCDTGIGIAQEAQVKIFQPFTQAGAGITRQFGGTGLGLALTHNLCEAMKGRLSISSEVGFGSQFCADLPLPMHLPAARYAPLAGEVIVITSGSNGLTELLTTLLPHWGLAPRCYSQDDDLSGQTPDLLITDCPECLFRLRPGISAPILLVTAYGNFMPSEEVAALAPLQQQARPLSRNALYQILQRNLRSDAQLILDPIQMDSAPLAHRARILLVEDNPVNQLVAKGMLSKLGCEVIVAAHGGEALKLLEEQRFDMVLMDCNMPVMDGYEASRQIRRSGRWPDLPIVALTANALSEERERCRAAGMDDYLAKPFRREELKALLDLWVPDTTSL; this comes from the coding sequence ATGGATATCAAGTTCGCCCACCGCTTGTCTTATAAACAAGCCAGATTGACTGTGCTGGTAGGTTTCGTGTTGGGAACCTTGCTCAGCCTGATCCAAATCGGCATTGATTATGCCAGCGAAGACGCATCGATCAACCGTGAAATACGCTCACTGATCGAAATCAGCCATAACCCAGCCTCGCGTATCGCCTACAACATCGATGCTGAACTCGCTCAGGAACTGACCCTGGGCCTGCTGCATTCCCCGGCGATTACCCGCGCGCAATTGATCGACAACAATGGCGTGGTCCTGGCCGACGTGAATCGACCGCGCAAGGAAAGTGCTTATCGGCCTGTCAGCGATTTTCTGTTTGGCGCCAACCGGGAGTTTGAAGACCGGCTGTTCCTGAGCCACATGCCCAGTGATTCCCTCGGCGTACTCCGCCTGGACGTGGACACCTACGCCTTTGGCAGCCGTTTCCTGCACCGTGCCGAGATTACCCTGCTAAACGGGTTCGCCCGCAGCCTGCTCCTGACCGGGATCCTGCTGGGCCTCTTTTACGTGATGTTGACCCAGCCGCTGGTGCGCATTATTCGCGCACTGAGCACCAGCAAGCAGGCCCGCCTGGATTGCCCACCGGGTCACGAAAACGATGAAATCGGCGTATTGGTCAACGTCGCCAACCAGCAATTCGACAATATGGAAACCGAAATCGAGCAGCGCCGCCACGCCGAGGACCGCCTCACCGAATACCTGGGCCAACTGGAAGATATCGTCTCCGCACGCACCCTGGAGCTCAAGGCCAGCAACCAACGCTTGAGCCAATCCAACGATGAGCTGGAAGCGGCAAAGTTGACCGCCTTGGGTATGGCCCAGGCCCGCGCCGCGTTCCTGGCCAATATGAGTCACGAGATCCGCACGCCGCTCAATGGTTTGCTGGGGATGATTGCGCTATCACTGGACAGCCCGTTGAACGCCGAACAGCGCCAGCAGCTGTCCATCGCCCACGACTCGGGCAAAGTTTTGGTGGAATTGCTCAACGATATTCTCGACCTGTCGAAGTTTGACGCCGGCCAACTGGAGTTGGAGCGCATCCCGTTTGATCTCGGTTCCCTGGTGGAAGACACCGCCAACTTGCTGTCGCAGAACGCGGCGCCGAGTGTCGAGTTAACCTGCCTGATCGACCCACTCTTTCCCGCTCAGGTAATAGGCGACCCGACGCGTGTGCGGCAAATCGTCAGCAACCTGCTTTCCAATGCCTTGAAGTTCACCCGCTTCGGCCGCGTGGATGTGCGCCTCAGCGCCCAGGATGGCCGGGTAAAAATCGAGGTCTGCGACACAGGCATCGGTATTGCCCAGGAAGCGCAGGTGAAGATCTTCCAGCCTTTCACCCAGGCCGGTGCGGGGATCACACGCCAGTTTGGCGGAACGGGACTTGGGTTGGCGTTGACCCACAACCTGTGTGAAGCCATGAAGGGCCGGCTGAGTATCAGCTCGGAGGTCGGTTTTGGCAGCCAGTTCTGTGCTGACCTGCCGCTGCCCATGCATTTGCCCGCCGCCCGGTACGCGCCCCTGGCAGGTGAGGTGATTGTCATCACCAGCGGCAGCAATGGCCTGACAGAGTTGCTCACCACGCTGTTGCCCCATTGGGGGCTGGCACCGCGCTGCTATTCCCAGGACGATGATTTGAGCGGGCAAACCCCCGACCTGCTGATTACCGATTGCCCAGAATGCCTGTTCCGCCTGCGCCCGGGGATTAGCGCGCCCATTCTGTTGGTCACCGCCTATGGCAACTTCATGCCCAGTGAGGAAGTCGCCGCCCTTGCCCCCCTGCAGCAACAGGCACGCCCGCTGAGCCGCAACGCGCTGTATCAGATTCTGCAACGCAACCTGCGCAGCGACGCGCAACTGATCCTCGACCCGATCCAAATGGACAGTGCGCCCCTCGCCCATCGGGCGCGCATCCTGTTGGTGGAAGACAACCCGGTCAATCAGTTGGTGGCCAAGGGCATGCTCAGCAAGCTGGGATGCGAAGTCATTGTGGCCGCCCACGGCGGCGAAGCCCTCAAGCTCCTTGAAGAACAGCGCTTCGACATGGTGTTGATGGACTGCAATATGCCCGTGATGGACGGCTACGAAGCCAGCCGGCAGATTCGCCGCAGCGGGCGCTGGCCGGACCTGCCTATCGTCGCCTTGACCGCCAACGCCCTCTCGGAAGAACGCGAGCGTTGTCGGGCGGCGGGGATGGATGACTACCTGGCCAAGCCGTTCCGCCGCGAAGAACTCAAGGCCCTGCTGGACCTCTGGGTGCCTGACACGACAAGCCTTTGA
- a CDS encoding deoxyguanosinetriphosphate triphosphohydrolase, which yields MDWPTLLTRERLGKPLHSPEELGRSPFHKDHDRIIFSGAFRRLGRKTQVHPVSSNDHIHTRLTHSLEVSCVGRSLGMRVGETLRSALPDWCEPSDLGMVVQSACLAHDIGNPPFGHSGEDAIRHWFQQAAGRGWLDDMSTAERNDFLNFEGNAQGFRVLTQLEYHQFDGGTRLTYATLGTYLKYPWTARHADSLGYKKHKFGCYQSELPILEQIAHKLGLPQLEEQRWARHPLVYLMEAADDICYALIDLEDGLEMELLEYAEVESLLLDLVGDDLPQTYRQLGPEDSRRRKLAILRGKAIEHLTNAAARAFVEQQDALLAGTLPGDLVEHMHGPAKRCVLDAKDMARKKIFQDKRKTLHEIGAYTTLEILLNAFCGAALEQHGGRTPSFKNRRILDLLGNSAPNPAWPLHASFLRMIDFIAGMTDSYATEMAREMTGRSSPQ from the coding sequence TTGGATTGGCCCACCCTGCTGACACGCGAACGTCTTGGAAAGCCCCTGCACAGCCCCGAAGAACTCGGCCGCAGCCCGTTTCACAAGGATCACGACCGTATTATTTTCTCCGGCGCATTCCGCCGACTGGGCCGCAAGACACAAGTGCACCCGGTATCGAGCAATGACCATATCCATACTCGCCTGACCCACTCCCTGGAAGTCAGCTGCGTCGGCCGCTCCCTCGGCATGCGCGTAGGCGAAACCCTGCGTAGCGCCCTGCCCGACTGGTGTGAACCGAGCGACCTGGGCATGGTGGTGCAATCGGCCTGCCTGGCCCATGACATCGGCAACCCGCCGTTCGGGCACTCCGGTGAAGATGCCATTCGCCACTGGTTTCAACAGGCGGCCGGACGCGGCTGGCTGGATGACATGAGCACTGCCGAGCGCAATGACTTCCTCAACTTCGAAGGCAATGCCCAGGGGTTTCGGGTACTGACCCAGCTGGAATACCACCAGTTCGACGGCGGCACACGGCTGACCTACGCCACCCTTGGTACCTATTTGAAATACCCGTGGACCGCTCGTCACGCGGATTCCCTGGGCTACAAAAAACATAAGTTTGGCTGCTACCAGAGCGAGCTGCCGATCCTTGAGCAGATCGCCCACAAACTCGGCCTCCCGCAGCTGGAAGAACAACGCTGGGCACGTCATCCGTTGGTTTACCTGATGGAGGCAGCAGACGATATCTGCTACGCCTTGATTGACCTCGAAGACGGCCTGGAAATGGAGTTGCTGGAATATGCCGAGGTGGAGTCGTTGCTGCTCGACCTGGTGGGTGACGATTTACCCCAGACTTACCGGCAACTGGGCCCGGAGGACTCTCGTCGGCGAAAGCTGGCGATCCTGCGCGGCAAGGCGATCGAGCACCTGACCAATGCCGCCGCGCGGGCCTTTGTCGAACAGCAAGACGCGTTGCTCGCCGGCACGCTGCCCGGTGACCTGGTGGAGCACATGCACGGCCCCGCCAAGCGCTGCGTGCTGGATGCCAAGGACATGGCGCGTAAAAAAATCTTCCAGGACAAGCGCAAAACCCTGCACGAAATCGGCGCCTACACCACCTTGGAAATCCTCCTGAACGCCTTTTGCGGTGCGGCACTGGAACAGCATGGCGGGCGCACGCCGTCGTTCAAGAACCGGCGCATCCTCGACTTGCTGGGCAACAGCGCGCCAAACCCGGCCTGGCCGCTGCACGCGTCGTTTTTACGCATGATCGACTTTATCGCCGGCATGACTGACAGCTACGCCACCGAGATGGCGCGGGAGATGACCGGACGTTCCAGCCCGCAGTGA
- a CDS encoding response regulator transcription factor, with translation MNTVFIIDDHPVIRLAIRMLLEHEGYKVVGETDNGCDAIQMVRECLPDLIILDISIPKLDGLEVLCRFNAMNTSMKTLILTAQSPTLFATRCMRSGADGYVCKEGDLSELLSAIRAVLSGYNYFPSQALNSNGTDGKDALELELFKAVNDRELMVLQLFAQGRTNKEIAKGMFLSNKTVSTYKKRLMQKLKAKSLVELIEMAKRNALV, from the coding sequence ATGAACACAGTTTTTATCATTGATGACCACCCCGTTATCAGGTTGGCGATTCGTATGTTGTTGGAACACGAGGGTTATAAGGTCGTTGGTGAAACGGACAACGGTTGTGACGCGATCCAAATGGTTCGCGAATGCCTGCCGGACCTGATCATCCTGGATATCAGCATCCCGAAACTCGACGGCCTCGAAGTGCTCTGCCGATTCAACGCCATGAACACATCCATGAAAACCCTGATTCTTACCGCCCAGAGTCCGACGTTGTTCGCCACGCGTTGCATGCGCTCCGGCGCAGATGGCTACGTGTGCAAGGAGGGTGACCTGAGCGAACTGCTGAGCGCCATTCGCGCGGTGTTGTCCGGTTACAATTACTTTCCCAGCCAGGCATTGAATAGCAATGGCACCGACGGTAAGGATGCCTTGGAACTTGAACTGTTCAAGGCAGTGAACGACCGGGAACTGATGGTATTGCAACTCTTCGCACAGGGGCGCACCAACAAGGAAATCGCCAAAGGTATGTTTCTAAGTAACAAAACAGTAAGCACTTACAAAAAAAGGCTGATGCAGAAACTTAAAGCCAAATCCTTGGTAGAACTTATCGAGATGGCAAAACGAAACGCGCTAGTGTGA
- a CDS encoding transporter substrate-binding domain-containing protein produces the protein MPRRIKDYLIVLIAGMCLSTTVPATPQPGPENFTLLSRAGTVQLDTQLDKAQRQWLLNKRELVLGTSAPDYPPFDLTSSGRDYEGLTADYAGLLAKAMALPIKVLSYPTREASIRALEKGEIDLLGSSNGFEAANPNFILSQPYAVDQPVLVTREEETRSLSDGLAGLRLSLVYHYLPLSEVEKLYPQADIRAFPSYQNALNAVAFDQADVFLGDTISTHYMINKGYLKNVRMANFGKHEAYGFSFALRQDQQILLSIVDSILAAVPMNERDSIAKRWSAGSDILLTDKKLQLTQREERWLKEHPVVKVVVNETFAPLTFFDADGNFRGITADLLELIRLRTGLRFEIQRIREVNTMIERVTSGQADIIGAIVPSAEREAQLSFSRPYLENSYVLLTRKEPNAPSSLEQMAGKRLAITMGNPLEKILQQEFPGILLVEVSDTFKASEMLAQGNVDGAVNSLVIANYFLSSQVFQDKLQISASIGTLPATFALATPRRAVELSSILDKALLSISPDEMGVINSRWRGYTPASDSYWRNYHELIAQIIIGTGLLLLISLTWNAYMRRQIKHRKMAERALNDQFEFMRALVNETPHPIYVRDRKGLLQTCNDSYLQVFGVKREEVIGKSVVQMDMALESEAAQYHADYQRVVAEGNPLILDRSLHIHGKKLTIYHWILPYRDSDGEVQGVIGGWIDISDRRQLFDELRAAKERADEANRAKSTFLATMSHEIRTPMNAVIGMLELTLKRADQGHLDRPAIEVAYNSAKDLLELIGDILDIARIESGRLSLAPERVNLREVIESVVRVFDGLARQKTLRLLLEFDTDLDDTTVLIDPLRFKQVLSNLVSNAIKFTEHGQVKIKVQVQATPLPNEIQMKLVVEDTGIGISRDDQSRLFEPFAQADNSGHLARSGAGLGLVICRSLCEMMGGQLSLSSVPMVGTQVQVCLKMTSLQPNEVQEELKSQPPAAAPVLNVLVVDDHPANRLLMCQQLGYLGHQFTAAQQGAAGFLAWRQERFDLVIADCNMPVMNGYELSRSIREYEQREQQEPCVILGFTANAQPEEKQRCAQAGMNDCLFKPISLTALEQQLARIRPQSAVLRVDLDCLEALTGGDPQLSRRLLEELLDSSRHDRQDLLSLMARQAPLQDIIEQAHKIKGAARIVQACALAAQCEALEHACARRDERPLIEVEVKSLEKLMLELERILQVQLHKLDSP, from the coding sequence ATGCCCAGGCGTATAAAGGACTATCTGATTGTATTAATTGCCGGTATGTGCCTGAGCACTACTGTGCCCGCGACCCCACAACCGGGTCCGGAAAACTTCACCTTATTGAGCCGCGCGGGTACCGTTCAACTGGATACTCAACTGGACAAGGCTCAGCGCCAGTGGTTGCTGAACAAACGCGAGCTGGTGCTGGGCACCTCGGCACCCGATTACCCACCCTTCGACCTGACCTCCAGCGGCCGCGACTATGAAGGCCTGACCGCCGATTACGCCGGGCTCCTGGCCAAAGCCATGGCCCTGCCTATCAAGGTATTGAGCTACCCCACGCGGGAAGCCTCGATTCGCGCCCTGGAAAAAGGTGAAATTGACCTGCTGGGTTCCTCCAACGGCTTTGAGGCCGCCAACCCGAATTTCATCCTGTCGCAGCCGTACGCAGTAGATCAGCCGGTACTGGTGACCCGCGAAGAGGAAACGCGCAGTTTGAGCGATGGCCTGGCCGGGCTGCGCCTGAGCCTCGTCTACCATTACCTGCCGCTGAGCGAAGTGGAAAAGTTGTACCCGCAGGCGGATATCCGCGCCTTCCCCTCGTATCAAAACGCCTTGAATGCAGTGGCCTTTGATCAGGCGGATGTGTTTCTGGGGGACACCATCTCCACCCATTACATGATCAACAAGGGCTATCTGAAGAACGTCCGCATGGCGAATTTCGGCAAGCATGAAGCCTATGGTTTCAGTTTTGCGCTGCGCCAGGACCAGCAGATTCTGCTCAGCATCGTCGATTCGATACTGGCGGCCGTTCCCATGAATGAGCGAGACAGCATCGCCAAGCGCTGGAGCGCCGGCAGCGATATCCTGCTGACCGACAAAAAACTGCAACTGACCCAACGTGAAGAACGCTGGTTGAAAGAGCACCCGGTCGTCAAAGTCGTGGTCAATGAGACCTTCGCGCCGCTGACGTTCTTCGATGCCGACGGCAATTTTCGCGGCATCACCGCCGACCTGCTGGAACTGATTCGCCTGCGGACGGGCTTGCGTTTCGAAATCCAGCGAATTCGCGAGGTCAACACGATGATAGAGCGGGTCACCTCGGGCCAAGCCGACATCATCGGCGCTATCGTGCCCAGCGCCGAGCGGGAGGCCCAACTCAGTTTCAGTCGTCCCTACCTGGAAAACTCCTATGTCCTGCTGACTCGCAAGGAGCCCAACGCCCCCTCGAGCCTGGAGCAGATGGCGGGCAAGCGCCTGGCAATCACCATGGGAAACCCGCTGGAAAAAATCCTGCAACAGGAATTCCCGGGGATTCTCCTGGTGGAAGTCAGTGACACCTTCAAGGCATCGGAAATGCTGGCCCAGGGCAACGTGGACGGTGCGGTGAATTCATTGGTCATCGCCAACTACTTTCTGTCCTCCCAGGTGTTCCAGGACAAACTACAGATCAGCGCCAGCATCGGCACCCTTCCAGCGACTTTCGCCCTGGCGACGCCGCGCCGCGCCGTCGAGCTGAGTTCAATCCTGGACAAGGCACTGCTGAGTATTTCCCCGGACGAAATGGGCGTGATCAACAGCCGCTGGCGGGGTTACACACCCGCCTCCGACAGCTACTGGCGCAATTACCACGAGTTGATTGCACAAATCATCATCGGTACGGGGTTGTTGCTGCTGATTTCCCTGACCTGGAACGCCTACATGCGCCGCCAGATCAAACACCGGAAGATGGCCGAACGGGCCCTCAACGACCAATTCGAGTTCATGCGCGCATTGGTCAATGAGACGCCGCACCCGATTTACGTACGCGACCGCAAGGGCCTGCTGCAAACCTGCAATGACAGTTACCTGCAAGTGTTCGGGGTCAAACGCGAGGAAGTGATTGGCAAGAGCGTGGTGCAAATGGACATGGCTCTGGAGTCGGAGGCGGCGCAGTACCACGCCGACTACCAACGGGTGGTCGCGGAAGGTAACCCGCTGATCCTCGATCGCTCCCTGCATATTCACGGGAAGAAACTGACGATCTACCACTGGATTCTTCCCTATCGCGACTCGGACGGCGAAGTTCAGGGCGTTATCGGCGGCTGGATCGACATCAGTGACCGGCGCCAACTGTTCGACGAACTGCGTGCTGCCAAGGAACGCGCCGACGAGGCAAACCGAGCCAAAAGCACCTTTCTCGCGACCATGAGCCATGAAATCCGCACGCCGATGAATGCGGTGATCGGGATGTTGGAACTGACCCTCAAGCGTGCCGACCAAGGCCATCTTGATCGCCCGGCTATCGAGGTGGCCTACAACTCGGCCAAGGACTTGCTGGAGCTGATTGGCGACATCCTCGACATTGCGCGCATCGAGTCCGGCCGCCTGAGCCTGGCGCCTGAGCGCGTGAATCTACGGGAAGTGATCGAGTCGGTGGTGCGCGTGTTCGATGGCTTGGCCCGCCAGAAAACCCTGCGCCTGTTGCTCGAATTCGACACCGACCTGGACGACACCACCGTACTGATCGACCCGCTGCGCTTCAAGCAGGTGCTGTCGAATCTGGTCAGCAACGCGATCAAATTCACCGAGCACGGGCAGGTGAAGATCAAGGTGCAGGTGCAAGCCACGCCGCTGCCGAACGAGATCCAGATGAAACTGGTGGTCGAGGACACGGGCATCGGCATCAGCCGGGACGATCAATCGCGTCTGTTCGAACCCTTTGCCCAGGCCGACAACTCCGGACACCTGGCCAGGAGTGGCGCCGGCCTGGGGTTGGTGATCTGTCGCAGCCTGTGCGAGATGATGGGGGGGCAACTGAGCCTGAGCAGCGTGCCCATGGTGGGCACTCAAGTGCAGGTCTGCTTGAAGATGACGAGCCTGCAGCCAAACGAGGTACAGGAAGAACTCAAGTCCCAGCCGCCCGCTGCCGCGCCGGTTCTCAATGTACTGGTGGTCGACGACCACCCGGCCAATCGCTTGCTGATGTGTCAGCAACTGGGTTATCTGGGGCATCAGTTCACGGCGGCCCAGCAAGGTGCTGCCGGGTTTCTGGCCTGGCGTCAGGAGCGCTTCGACCTGGTGATAGCCGACTGCAACATGCCCGTCATGAATGGCTATGAGTTGAGTCGCTCAATCCGTGAATATGAGCAGCGAGAGCAACAGGAGCCCTGTGTGATACTCGGTTTCACTGCCAATGCCCAACCCGAGGAGAAACAGCGGTGTGCGCAAGCGGGCATGAACGACTGCCTGTTCAAACCCATCAGCCTCACCGCGCTGGAGCAGCAACTGGCCCGAATCAGACCTCAATCGGCGGTCCTGCGGGTGGACCTCGACTGCCTCGAGGCACTGACCGGGGGTGATCCGCAATTAAGCCGGCGCTTGCTGGAGGAGCTGTTGGACAGCAGTCGCCATGACCGCCAGGACCTGCTGAGCTTGATGGCCAGACAGGCACCGCTCCAAGACATCATTGAGCAAGCCCACAAGATCAAGGGCGCCGCGCGCATCGTCCAGGCATGCGCCCTGGCCGCGCAATGCGAAGCACTGGAGCATGCCTGTGCGCGTCGCGATGAGCGCCCCCTGATCGAGGTCGAGGTGAAGTCCCTGGAAAAACTCATGCTGGAGCTGGAGAGGATACTGCAGGTGCAGCTCCATAAGCTGGATAGCCCATGA
- a CDS encoding GAF domain-containing protein, with protein sequence MIDLQQAGTGLDGYALLCAQLESLLADERDFIANSAQFSAFLFNQLDDLNWAGFYLNRDEELVLGPFQGQIACVRIPFGRGVCGAAAASRQTQRIEDVHAFPGHIACDSASNSELVVPLIKDGVLIGVLDLDSPSLARFNERDQAGIEQLAAIFLRLTDC encoded by the coding sequence ATGATCGATTTGCAACAGGCCGGCACCGGCCTGGATGGCTATGCCCTGTTATGTGCACAACTGGAATCGCTGCTGGCCGATGAACGTGACTTTATCGCCAACAGCGCTCAGTTCTCTGCGTTCCTGTTCAACCAGTTGGACGACTTGAACTGGGCCGGCTTCTACCTCAACCGCGATGAAGAGCTGGTGCTGGGCCCGTTCCAGGGCCAGATCGCTTGTGTACGCATTCCGTTCGGTCGTGGCGTGTGCGGCGCGGCGGCGGCATCCCGGCAAACCCAGCGGATTGAGGATGTACATGCGTTCCCCGGCCATATCGCCTGTGACAGCGCCTCCAACAGCGAACTGGTGGTGCCGCTGATCAAGGATGGCGTACTGATTGGCGTGCTTGACCTGGACAGCCCGTCGCTGGCCCGTTTTAACGAGCGGGACCAGGCGGGTATCGAACAACTGGCGGCGATTTTTCTACGCTTGACCGACTGCTGA
- a CDS encoding response regulator — translation MPLPRLRILLVEDHPFQLLATQCLLKSFGFEHLTLAENAEQAIRSMSSATTPFDLLLCDQCLPDLPGLELVEIANRRHFISSAILLSGLAATELSTLTTQALQRGLPLLGYLMKPLNKDELARLIAPIFPL, via the coding sequence ATGCCCCTACCCCGTCTTCGAATCCTGTTGGTGGAGGATCATCCCTTTCAGCTCCTGGCCACTCAATGCCTGCTTAAAAGCTTCGGCTTCGAGCACCTGACCCTTGCAGAAAATGCCGAACAGGCGATTCGCTCGATGTCCAGCGCCACGACTCCGTTTGACCTCCTGCTGTGTGACCAATGCCTGCCTGATCTACCCGGGCTGGAACTGGTGGAAATTGCCAACCGCCGTCACTTCATAAGCAGCGCCATTCTACTGAGCGGGCTGGCGGCAACCGAACTGTCCACCCTGACAACACAAGCCCTGCAACGTGGCCTGCCACTGCTTGGCTATTTAATGAAGCCCCTGAATAAAGACGAACTTGCAAGGTTGATCGCGCCAATATTCCCTCTCTAA
- a CDS encoding ATP-binding protein, producing the protein MDSRLNAFLERADAVLARLEPLLPAPRQAIDWNQCLAARWQREGRSGFLLPLEVSLDMRLSDLIGVDKQREQLARNTQQFLDGLPANHALLWGSRGTGKSSMVRALLAEHARAGLRLIEIERDHLADLPRVVEQLLKLPQRFILFCDDLSFEAGEGDYRVLKSVLDGSLEQAPENVLLYATSNRRHLVPENQSDNDNWKRVDGELHPSEAVEDKIALSDRFGLWLSFYPFSQEHFLDVVEHWIGELASKAGLQWQRDEALDILAVRWATGRGNRNGRCAYQFARYWVGLKLLERQP; encoded by the coding sequence GTGGATTCTCGATTGAATGCCTTTCTTGAGCGCGCCGATGCGGTACTTGCTCGCCTGGAACCGTTGTTACCTGCGCCGCGCCAAGCCATCGACTGGAACCAATGCCTCGCGGCCCGTTGGCAGCGCGAAGGCCGCAGCGGCTTTTTGCTGCCCCTGGAAGTCAGCCTGGACATGCGTTTGTCCGATCTTATCGGCGTAGACAAACAGCGTGAACAACTGGCACGTAACACCCAGCAATTTCTCGACGGGCTGCCTGCCAACCATGCGCTGCTGTGGGGTTCACGCGGCACCGGTAAATCGTCGATGGTGCGCGCTTTGCTGGCCGAGCACGCCAGGGCGGGGTTGCGCCTGATTGAAATCGAGCGCGATCACCTGGCTGATCTGCCCCGCGTAGTCGAGCAACTGCTCAAGTTGCCGCAGCGTTTTATCCTGTTTTGCGACGACCTGTCTTTCGAGGCGGGCGAGGGCGATTACCGCGTGCTCAAAAGCGTGTTGGACGGCTCCCTGGAGCAGGCGCCGGAAAACGTGTTGCTGTATGCCACCTCCAACCGTCGTCACCTGGTGCCGGAAAACCAGAGCGACAATGACAACTGGAAGCGGGTGGACGGTGAGTTGCACCCCAGTGAGGCGGTGGAAGACAAAATCGCCCTGTCCGACCGTTTTGGCCTGTGGCTGTCGTTCTACCCGTTCAGCCAGGAGCATTTTCTGGATGTGGTCGAACACTGGATCGGCGAGCTGGCCAGCAAGGCCGGTTTGCAGTGGCAGCGCGATGAAGCCCTCGACATTCTTGCCGTACGCTGGGCCACCGGGCGTGGCAATCGCAACGGCCGTTGCGCGTATCAATTCGCCCGTTATTGGGTAGGACTCAAATTGCTGGAGCGTCAACCATGA
- a CDS encoding MarR family winged helix-turn-helix transcriptional regulator — MTDLPAVSLALDDQLCFKLYAASRAVTRAYKPMLDQLGLTYPQYVAMLVLWEWQDATPAQPTVKALGERLMLDSGTLTPLLKRLEQLALVKRQRSTRDEREMRLSLSPAGVQLRDQAQALKARLLCDSGVDLNQADTLRDGLDQLLAQIKGLSCQAPRGPAGP, encoded by the coding sequence ATGACCGACTTGCCCGCCGTGTCCCTGGCGCTCGACGACCAGCTGTGTTTCAAGCTCTATGCCGCGTCCCGCGCGGTGACGCGCGCCTACAAGCCGATGCTCGATCAGTTGGGCCTGACCTACCCGCAGTACGTGGCGATGCTGGTGCTGTGGGAGTGGCAGGACGCGACGCCGGCGCAACCCACGGTCAAAGCCCTGGGCGAGCGCTTGATGCTTGACTCCGGGACGCTGACGCCCTTGCTCAAGCGCCTGGAGCAGCTCGCGCTGGTGAAGCGTCAGCGCAGCACACGGGATGAACGTGAGATGCGCCTGAGCCTGAGTCCGGCGGGTGTGCAGTTGCGCGACCAGGCCCAGGCCTTGAAAGCCCGGCTGCTGTGCGACAGCGGCGTGGACCTGAACCAGGCCGACACCTTGCGCGACGGCCTGGACCAGTTGCTGGCGCAGATCAAAGGCTTGTCGTGTCAGGCACCCAGAGGTCCAGCAGGGCCTTGA